A genome region from Streptomyces pratensis includes the following:
- a CDS encoding DUF2797 domain-containing protein: MSGWRCTGLRWPHGEPVLGWARGDGAGRGRVSVLAYGKDLGFRAVGERHCTGARGIPCPVGAVVPVRSTGARCAECARLDRAHSVAADTIADDPRTYRVYLAWFGPGMVKVGITGEARDSARLREQGAVVFSWLGRGPLMAARRTEELLRSALGVPDRIPYARKRAVRDGLPGAAERAAEIEGLYRRAAALEGAGWPEALERLPFEAVDHAGVFGLAGAGPAARVVTGLVDGGVVAGRLVAAAGPDLYLETVDAGVVVLDTRLVTGWDLVGADARAGMSVPVVAVGGGGVQDGLF, encoded by the coding sequence ATGAGCGGCTGGCGGTGCACGGGGCTGCGCTGGCCCCACGGCGAGCCCGTGCTCGGATGGGCTCGGGGCGACGGGGCCGGGCGGGGGCGGGTGAGTGTCCTGGCGTACGGGAAGGACCTCGGGTTCCGGGCCGTGGGGGAGCGGCACTGCACGGGTGCGCGCGGCATCCCGTGTCCGGTGGGGGCAGTGGTGCCCGTGCGGAGCACGGGGGCGCGGTGCGCGGAGTGCGCGCGGCTGGACCGGGCGCACTCGGTGGCCGCCGACACGATCGCGGACGACCCGCGGACGTACCGCGTGTACCTGGCCTGGTTCGGGCCGGGCATGGTCAAGGTCGGGATCACCGGGGAGGCGCGGGACTCGGCGCGGCTGCGGGAGCAGGGGGCCGTGGTGTTCAGCTGGCTTGGGCGCGGGCCGCTGATGGCCGCGCGGCGTACCGAGGAACTGCTGCGTTCGGCACTCGGGGTGCCCGACCGAATCCCGTACGCGCGCAAGCGTGCCGTGCGGGACGGCCTGCCGGGGGCGGCGGAACGGGCCGCCGAGATCGAAGGGCTGTACCGGCGGGCCGCCGCCCTGGAGGGCGCCGGGTGGCCGGAGGCGTTGGAGCGGCTGCCGTTCGAGGCGGTCGACCATGCCGGTGTGTTCGGGCTCGCAGGTGCGGGGCCCGCGGCGCGGGTGGTGACCGGGCTGGTGGACGGTGGTGTGGTGGCCGGGCGGCTGGTGGCGGCGGCCGGCCCCGATCTGTATCTGGAGACCGTGGACGCCGGGGTCGTCGTGCTGGACACGCGGCTCGTCACCGGCTGGGACCTGGTGGGTGCCGACGCCCGGGCGGGGATGAGCGTGCCGGTCGTGGCGGTGGGGGGCGGTGGCGTGCAGGACGGGCTGTTCTGA
- a CDS encoding class I SAM-dependent methyltransferase, which translates to MSNLELAPSVMRFYGETVNEDSRLRSSADGRMELVRTQELLRRFLPPAPARVLDVGGGTGIHAEWLVKDGYDVALVDPVPRHVEAASAVCPATVGDARALSEPDDSFDVVQLLGPLYHLPDPADRQQALAEASRVVKPGGLVAAAAINRYASLFEHVAYAHLHTERIHASVSKILETAVYDGVRGFTLSYFHRAEELLAELVAAGLQDVQVFGIEGPAWSLVKAAEQQPGDGPTDDLIASAMAAARMAEPYQELLAASSHLLAVGKAPAP; encoded by the coding sequence ATGTCGAATCTCGAATTGGCTCCCTCCGTGATGCGGTTCTATGGCGAGACGGTCAACGAGGACAGCCGCCTGCGCAGCTCGGCAGACGGTCGGATGGAACTGGTCAGGACCCAAGAACTCCTCCGACGCTTTCTGCCCCCCGCACCTGCACGTGTGCTCGACGTCGGCGGGGGGACCGGGATTCATGCTGAGTGGCTGGTGAAGGACGGCTACGACGTCGCCCTGGTGGACCCGGTGCCCCGTCACGTTGAGGCCGCGTCGGCAGTGTGCCCAGCGACGGTTGGGGACGCGCGTGCCTTGTCCGAGCCGGACGACAGCTTCGACGTAGTGCAGCTCCTCGGGCCGCTCTACCATTTGCCTGACCCCGCCGACCGGCAGCAGGCGCTGGCGGAAGCGTCCCGGGTCGTCAAGCCGGGCGGACTGGTCGCCGCCGCCGCAATCAATCGCTATGCGTCGCTCTTCGAGCACGTGGCGTACGCCCACCTGCACACCGAACGAATCCATGCGTCCGTCTCCAAGATTCTAGAGACGGCTGTCTACGACGGCGTGCGGGGATTTACCCTGTCGTACTTCCACCGAGCCGAAGAGCTCCTGGCGGAACTGGTTGCCGCAGGTCTTCAGGATGTTCAGGTCTTCGGTATCGAGGGGCCGGCGTGGTCCCTTGTGAAGGCGGCTGAGCAGCAGCCGGGCGACGGGCCGACGGATGACCTGATTGCCTCCGCCATGGCGGCGGCAAGGATGGCAGAGCCCTACCAGGAACTCCTTGCCGCCAGCTCGCATCTATTGGCTGTGGGGAAGGCTCCTGCACCCTGA
- a CDS encoding DUF6284 family protein has product MQTIVALQALVTATSLDIEPSATELDAIEQEMPLIRAEVELLDAQIMTIDRPVSELDERRIRRAGRKVLAARRVLANKATAQVPGVGA; this is encoded by the coding sequence ATGCAGACCATCGTCGCACTTCAGGCGCTCGTTACGGCCACGTCGCTCGACATCGAGCCGTCGGCCACCGAGCTGGACGCGATCGAGCAGGAGATGCCGCTCATCCGGGCGGAAGTCGAGCTGCTCGACGCGCAGATCATGACCATCGACCGCCCGGTCAGCGAGCTGGACGAGCGCCGGATCCGGCGGGCCGGCCGCAAGGTGCTGGCAGCTCGCCGCGTGCTGGCGAACAAGGCCACGGCGCAGGTTCCGGGGGTGGGGGCATGA
- a CDS encoding response regulator transcription factor encodes MTTTSPQGRTELLRPDRNPIRVLVVDDEAPLAELLSMALRYEGWEVRSAGDGAGALRAARDFRPDAVILDVMLPDMDGLAVLGRLRRDLNDVPVLFLTARDAVEDRIAGLTAGGDDYVTKPFSLEEVVARLRGLIRRSGTATARSESTLVVGDLALDEDSHEVSRGDDSIHLTATEFELLRFLMRNPRRVLSKAQILDRVWNYDFGGQANVVELYISYLRKKIDAGRTPMIHTRRGAGYLIKPGD; translated from the coding sequence ATGACGACGACCTCGCCCCAGGGGCGTACAGAACTGCTCAGGCCCGACCGCAATCCCATCCGGGTCCTGGTCGTGGACGACGAGGCTCCGCTCGCCGAGCTGCTCTCCATGGCCCTGCGCTACGAGGGGTGGGAGGTGCGCAGTGCCGGGGACGGTGCCGGCGCCCTCCGCGCGGCGCGTGACTTCCGCCCCGACGCGGTGATCCTCGATGTCATGCTCCCCGACATGGACGGGCTCGCGGTGCTCGGCAGGCTGCGGCGCGACCTCAACGACGTGCCCGTGCTCTTCCTGACCGCGCGGGACGCGGTGGAGGACCGGATCGCGGGGCTCACGGCGGGCGGCGACGACTACGTCACCAAGCCCTTCAGCCTGGAGGAGGTCGTGGCGCGGCTGCGCGGGCTCATCCGGCGCTCCGGTACGGCGACGGCCCGCAGCGAGTCGACGCTCGTCGTCGGCGACCTGGCGCTGGACGAGGACAGCCACGAGGTGAGCCGGGGCGACGACTCGATCCATCTCACGGCGACCGAGTTCGAGCTGCTGCGCTTCCTGATGCGCAATCCGCGCCGGGTGCTCAGCAAGGCGCAGATCCTCGACCGGGTCTGGAACTACGACTTCGGCGGCCAGGCCAACGTCGTCGAGCTGTACATCTCCTACCTGCGCAAGAAGATCGACGCGGGGCGTACCCCGATGATCCACACCCGGCGCGGGGCGGGATATCTCATCAAGCCCGGCGACTGA
- a CDS encoding GntR family transcriptional regulator: MAVLKYEEIAEFLRARIAAGKIAPGETIPSGRELAEQWDVSRATAIKAVDVLRNDGVVVAKQGTGFVVTETPVARPAGARRAGSARILGGMPFLRVGTPDWADPPAHVAAALRLSPGTKALRRVRILQLPDGTPNSCVEAWFPPEIAEVSPRLADTNPIAEGTTRYVRRQTGRGPAEGVDVTTVRLASETEADRLKVPQGTPVAVLLHTAYDEQGKPLVCEEGVTPSSFFEQVDTYAM; this comes from the coding sequence ATGGCAGTCCTGAAATACGAAGAGATCGCAGAGTTCCTGCGCGCCCGCATTGCCGCTGGCAAGATCGCCCCTGGGGAGACGATCCCATCGGGCCGCGAGCTGGCCGAGCAGTGGGACGTGTCACGGGCTACCGCCATCAAGGCCGTCGACGTGCTGCGCAACGACGGCGTGGTCGTGGCCAAGCAGGGAACCGGGTTCGTCGTCACGGAAACGCCCGTGGCACGCCCTGCCGGCGCTCGCCGCGCAGGGTCGGCGCGCATCCTGGGCGGCATGCCGTTCCTGCGCGTCGGTACGCCTGACTGGGCGGACCCCCCCGCCCACGTTGCCGCCGCCCTCCGTCTCTCCCCCGGAACCAAGGCGCTTCGGCGCGTTCGCATCCTCCAGCTCCCGGACGGAACCCCGAATAGCTGCGTTGAGGCGTGGTTCCCCCCGGAGATCGCGGAGGTATCACCACGCCTTGCCGACACCAACCCGATCGCCGAAGGCACAACGCGCTACGTCCGGCGCCAGACCGGGCGGGGCCCGGCCGAAGGTGTGGACGTCACCACTGTTCGCCTTGCATCGGAGACGGAGGCGGACCGCTTGAAAGTGCCACAGGGCACACCGGTGGCCGTGCTTCTGCACACGGCGTATGACGAGCAGGGAAAGCCACTGGTCTGCGAGGAGGGCGTTACTCCCTCCTCGTTCTTCGAGCAGGTGGACACCTACGCCATGTAG
- a CDS encoding amidohydrolase family protein, with product MSGDDRDRDDVVRFWQRLGLPGIIDVHTHFMPERVLSKVWAYFDSAGPLTGLEWPITYRRDEDERLALLRSFGVLRFTSMLYPHKAGMAAWLNGWAAAFAARVPDCLHTATFFPEEGAETYVREAVEAGARVFKSHLQVGAYDPNDPLLDPVWGLLAEAGIPVVTHCGSGPAPGAYTGPGPVGRLLSRHPRLKLVVAHMGMPEYADFLELAAAYPGVRLDTTMAFTDFGEGLTPFPAAERGRLADLGDRILLGTDFPNIPYPYAHQLHALERLGLGDAWLRAVCHGNASELFRQGTALDSQEIHR from the coding sequence ATGAGCGGCGACGACCGGGACCGGGACGATGTCGTGCGGTTCTGGCAGCGGCTCGGGCTGCCCGGGATCATCGACGTGCACACACACTTCATGCCGGAGCGGGTGCTCAGCAAGGTGTGGGCGTACTTCGACTCGGCGGGCCCGCTGACGGGGCTGGAGTGGCCGATCACCTACCGGCGGGACGAGGACGAACGCCTCGCGCTGCTGCGCTCGTTCGGTGTGCTCCGGTTCACCTCGATGCTCTACCCGCACAAGGCCGGCATGGCGGCCTGGCTGAACGGCTGGGCGGCCGCCTTCGCCGCCCGGGTGCCGGACTGTCTGCACACCGCGACCTTCTTCCCGGAGGAGGGAGCGGAGACGTACGTGCGCGAGGCGGTCGAGGCGGGGGCGCGCGTCTTCAAGTCACATCTCCAGGTGGGGGCCTACGACCCGAACGATCCGCTGCTCGACCCCGTGTGGGGGCTGCTGGCGGAGGCCGGGATCCCGGTGGTGACGCACTGCGGTTCCGGGCCCGCGCCCGGTGCGTACACAGGGCCCGGTCCGGTCGGCCGTCTGCTGTCCCGCCACCCCCGGCTGAAGCTCGTGGTGGCGCACATGGGGATGCCTGAGTACGCGGATTTCCTGGAGCTGGCGGCGGCGTACCCCGGGGTGCGGCTCGACACCACCATGGCCTTCACGGACTTCGGCGAGGGCCTCACGCCGTTCCCGGCGGCGGAGCGCGGGCGCCTCGCCGACCTGGGGGACCGGATCCTGCTGGGCACGGACTTCCCGAACATCCCCTACCCGTACGCCCATCAGCTGCACGCCCTGGAGAGGCTGGGGCTGGGAGACGCATGGCTGCGGGCCGTCTGCCACGGGAACGCGAGCGAACTCTTCCGACAGGGGACGGCGCTCGATTCTCAGGAAATTCACAGGTAG
- a CDS encoding HAMP domain-containing sensor histidine kinase, whose amino-acid sequence MSTRTGARRPWTLRTRLVVYAVTLIAVVAAVIGSVTAIAFQSYMYGKLDGQLHDITRLAADRPPGAGKNTPGGPEGDEPLDFVGRGGPDTFGAVVTDGSVTVSKVMNGPDAQQSTEELTDAQEDALEASGVTPDGEPHDVELPGLGSYRVEVVPSGGGTSVLVGIPTAEVDKAVTTLILVEVCVTGAGLIAAGIAGAAMVGVALRPLRRVAATATRVSELPLHSGEVALLERVPDAEADPRTEVGQVGAALNRMLGHVGSALEARQKSETRVRQFVADASHELRTPLASIRGYAELTRRGRESAGPDTRHALGRIESEAERMTGMVEDLLLLARLDAGRPLSYESTDLSPLVIDAVSDARVADRAPGSGPGATHHWRLELPEMPATVLADPTRIQQVLVNLLANARTHTPPGTTVTVRLRQACRELPWVTLEVQDDGPGIPAELLPRVFERFARGDASRSRHAGSTGLGLAIVQAVVAAHGGLAEVRSVPGNTVFAVRLPTDAVYGESSVSALADTAVTWENSAVGAPAAHSQADHRLSTRT is encoded by the coding sequence ATGAGCACGAGGACCGGCGCACGCCGCCCCTGGACGCTGCGGACCCGGCTCGTCGTGTACGCGGTCACGCTCATCGCGGTGGTCGCCGCGGTGATCGGCTCGGTCACGGCCATCGCCTTCCAGAGCTACATGTACGGGAAGCTGGACGGCCAGCTGCACGACATCACCAGACTGGCCGCGGACCGTCCGCCGGGCGCCGGCAAGAACACCCCGGGCGGCCCGGAGGGCGACGAGCCGCTGGACTTCGTCGGCAGGGGTGGCCCGGACACCTTCGGTGCCGTGGTCACCGACGGTTCCGTCACCGTCTCGAAGGTGATGAACGGTCCGGATGCCCAGCAGAGCACCGAGGAGCTGACCGACGCGCAGGAGGACGCCCTCGAAGCCTCAGGGGTGACCCCGGACGGCGAGCCCCATGACGTCGAACTCCCCGGGCTCGGCAGCTACCGCGTGGAGGTCGTCCCGTCCGGCGGTGGTACGTCCGTCCTCGTCGGCATCCCCACGGCCGAGGTGGACAAGGCCGTCACCACCCTGATCCTCGTCGAGGTCTGCGTCACCGGGGCGGGGCTCATCGCCGCCGGGATCGCCGGTGCCGCCATGGTCGGTGTGGCCCTGCGCCCGCTGCGCAGGGTGGCCGCGACGGCGACCCGTGTCTCCGAACTCCCCCTGCACAGTGGAGAGGTCGCCCTCCTCGAGCGGGTCCCGGATGCCGAGGCCGATCCGCGTACCGAGGTCGGTCAGGTCGGCGCGGCCCTCAACAGGATGCTGGGGCACGTCGGTTCGGCCCTGGAGGCCCGGCAGAAGAGCGAGACGCGGGTGCGCCAGTTCGTCGCGGACGCCAGTCATGAGCTGCGTACACCCCTCGCCTCGATCCGCGGGTACGCCGAACTGACCAGGCGTGGAAGGGAGAGCGCCGGGCCGGACACCCGGCACGCCCTGGGCCGGATCGAGTCCGAGGCGGAGCGGATGACGGGCATGGTCGAGGACCTGCTGCTCCTGGCCCGGCTCGACGCGGGACGGCCGCTCTCGTACGAGAGCACCGATCTCTCGCCGCTGGTCATCGACGCGGTGAGCGACGCGCGCGTCGCCGACCGCGCCCCCGGCAGCGGGCCCGGAGCCACCCACCACTGGCGGCTGGAGCTGCCCGAGATGCCGGCGACCGTCCTGGCCGACCCGACCAGGATCCAGCAGGTGCTGGTCAACCTGCTGGCGAACGCACGGACGCACACACCGCCGGGGACCACGGTCACGGTCCGTCTGCGGCAGGCGTGCAGGGAGCTGCCCTGGGTGACCCTGGAGGTCCAGGACGACGGTCCTGGCATCCCGGCCGAACTGCTGCCCCGGGTCTTCGAACGGTTCGCGCGCGGCGACGCCTCGCGCTCCCGGCACGCCGGTTCGACGGGGCTCGGCCTCGCCATCGTGCAGGCCGTGGTCGCGGCGCACGGCGGGCTGGCCGAGGTGCGGTCGGTGCCGGGGAACACGGTGTTCGCCGTGCGTCTGCCGACGGACGCGGTGTACGGGGAGAGCTCCGTGAGTGCCCTCGCCGATACCGCTGTGACCTGGGAAAACAGTGCTGTTGGCGCCCCGGCGGCGCACTCACAGGCGGACCACAGGCTCAGCACACGGACGTGA
- a CDS encoding Pycsar system effector family protein gives MSTLTPAQALTAAHAEVKAEIARTDTKTGLLLAFVGALLAGAWTVAKDAPLNLPAILVGGLGMGLLVAAAGLLLRSVRPNLNGRHGFVLWATLTAEELPTTLSGDLSVAVAGLSRLAVTKFTGLRRAVDLTCAGGALLALAALLTLGGAA, from the coding sequence ATGAGCACCCTCACCCCTGCGCAGGCGCTCACCGCCGCGCACGCGGAAGTGAAGGCCGAGATCGCCCGGACCGACACCAAGACCGGTCTGCTCCTCGCCTTCGTCGGCGCGCTCCTCGCCGGTGCCTGGACCGTCGCCAAAGACGCCCCCCTGAACCTCCCCGCCATCCTCGTCGGCGGCCTGGGGATGGGGCTGCTGGTCGCCGCGGCTGGTCTGCTGCTGCGGTCGGTGCGACCGAACCTGAACGGCCGGCACGGCTTCGTCCTGTGGGCCACGCTCACCGCTGAGGAACTCCCCACCACCCTGTCCGGAGACCTGAGCGTGGCTGTGGCGGGTCTGTCCCGGCTGGCGGTCACCAAGTTCACCGGCCTGCGCCGCGCGGTCGACCTGACCTGCGCGGGCGGTGCGCTGCTCGCCCTCGCCGCTCTCCTCACCCTCGGGGGTGCGGCATGA
- a CDS encoding NAD(P)/FAD-dependent oxidoreductase, protein MKHRIIVLGAGYTGAIAAGRLAKRLRSEDVAITLVNAEPDFVERVRMHQLAVGQDLAPRPFSEMFAGTGVELKLAEVTAVDVDRRTVAVTEANGAEELEYDSLVYALGSSWNTQGIPGTTEHAHEIAGRPGALRLRERLAGLAAGQPVLVVGGGLTGLEAVAEIAEARPDLDVAVAARGELGDWLSPKGRGHVRKVFEKLGITVHEHTAVTGVEADRVATAGGTSVPAAVTVWTTGFAVHPIARATALEVTGTGQIVVDGTMRSVSHPDVYAIGDAAMAMGPGDKPLRMSCASGTPAAWHAADAIAARLTGTKLPTAGIRYFNQCISLGRREGLIQYVTADDRSVGAALTGRFAALYKELVCKGAAWGVANPTLGMPTRRRRVARQHDRTGPGARASA, encoded by the coding sequence ATGAAGCATCGAATCATCGTCCTGGGAGCCGGATACACCGGAGCCATCGCCGCCGGCCGCCTCGCGAAGCGGCTGCGCTCCGAGGATGTCGCCATCACGCTCGTCAACGCCGAGCCCGACTTCGTCGAGCGCGTCCGGATGCACCAGCTGGCGGTCGGCCAGGACCTCGCGCCCCGGCCCTTCAGCGAGATGTTCGCCGGCACCGGCGTCGAACTGAAGCTCGCGGAGGTCACCGCTGTCGACGTCGACCGGAGAACCGTCGCCGTCACCGAAGCGAACGGTGCCGAGGAGCTGGAGTACGACAGCCTCGTGTACGCCCTCGGCAGCAGCTGGAACACCCAGGGCATCCCCGGCACCACCGAGCACGCCCACGAGATCGCCGGCCGCCCCGGAGCGCTCAGGCTGCGCGAGCGGCTCGCCGGACTGGCCGCCGGACAACCGGTGCTCGTCGTCGGCGGCGGCCTCACCGGCCTGGAGGCCGTGGCCGAGATCGCCGAGGCCCGGCCGGACCTCGATGTCGCCGTCGCCGCCCGCGGCGAACTCGGCGACTGGCTCTCGCCCAAGGGCCGGGGACACGTGCGGAAGGTCTTCGAGAAGCTCGGCATCACCGTGCACGAGCACACCGCCGTGACCGGCGTCGAAGCCGACCGGGTCGCCACGGCCGGCGGCACGTCCGTACCGGCCGCGGTCACCGTGTGGACCACCGGCTTCGCGGTCCACCCGATCGCGCGGGCCACCGCCCTGGAGGTCACCGGCACCGGCCAGATCGTGGTCGACGGGACCATGCGCTCGGTCTCGCACCCGGACGTGTACGCCATCGGTGACGCAGCCATGGCAATGGGCCCCGGGGACAAGCCACTGCGGATGTCGTGCGCATCGGGCACCCCCGCCGCATGGCATGCCGCCGACGCGATCGCGGCACGCCTCACCGGGACCAAGCTCCCGACCGCGGGGATCCGCTACTTCAACCAGTGCATCTCACTGGGCCGCAGGGAAGGGCTGATCCAGTACGTCACCGCCGACGACCGCTCCGTCGGGGCGGCCCTGACCGGCCGGTTCGCCGCCTTGTACAAGGAACTGGTCTGCAAGGGCGCGGCCTGGGGAGTCGCCAACCCGACGCTCGGAATGCCGACCCGGCGCCGCCGCGTCGCCCGGCAGCACGACCGGACGGGCCCGGGCGCCAGGGCCTCGGCCTGA
- a CDS encoding protein spdB, translating to MNAKTVLPAVGMTAVSMVLTLAVVVMWLGTAMPWPVAVVVGLGIDGGWLATLAYERRLAAQGDHSTPVTVVGWSFGLIATGVLVAHALTEESAGAWLAVAWLPIAAKALWLVHGLWERTALTGEALDAIQGIQQEARDEAAVARARLRAEASTEETRLTAVTQAGARVAHVQARTANTLSRAWSTLESAREGEDTGRALTSVTSRVTPGVTPRWELPVWGPTEPVSAFALESAGALSDDALDALLDQIRHSETPALSYREMASRFRTAGHSASEVRLRAAWKRVAA from the coding sequence ATGAACGCCAAGACCGTTCTGCCCGCCGTCGGTATGACGGCGGTGTCCATGGTCCTCACCCTGGCCGTCGTCGTGATGTGGCTGGGCACGGCGATGCCGTGGCCGGTGGCCGTGGTTGTCGGGTTGGGGATCGATGGCGGCTGGCTCGCCACCCTCGCCTATGAGAGGCGCCTGGCCGCGCAGGGCGACCACTCCACCCCGGTCACTGTCGTCGGCTGGTCCTTCGGCCTCATCGCGACCGGGGTCCTGGTCGCCCACGCCCTCACCGAGGAATCGGCCGGCGCGTGGCTGGCCGTCGCGTGGCTGCCGATCGCGGCCAAGGCCCTGTGGTTGGTCCACGGGCTGTGGGAGCGCACCGCGCTCACCGGTGAGGCGCTGGACGCGATCCAGGGCATCCAGCAGGAAGCCCGCGACGAAGCCGCCGTGGCCCGCGCACGACTCCGGGCGGAAGCGTCCACGGAGGAGACGAGGTTGACGGCCGTGACGCAGGCCGGTGCCCGCGTCGCACACGTACAAGCACGCACCGCCAACACCCTCTCCCGCGCCTGGTCGACGCTGGAGTCGGCTCGGGAGGGTGAGGACACCGGACGTGCCCTGACCAGCGTGACGAGCCGCGTCACGCCTGGCGTCACACCTCGCTGGGAGCTCCCCGTCTGGGGTCCCACGGAGCCTGTTTCGGCGTTCGCGCTGGAGTCGGCGGGGGCCCTGTCCGATGACGCGCTGGACGCGCTGTTGGACCAGATCCGGCACAGCGAGACACCGGCCCTGTCCTACCGCGAGATGGCCAGCCGCTTCCGGACCGCCGGTCACTCCGCATCCGAAGTCCGGCTGCGGGCCGCGTGGAAGCGCGTGGCGGCGTGA
- a CDS encoding RRQRL motif-containing zinc-binding protein — translation MATLPVYRWRLAPDGYATRRQLRALGLRPGGQDVAAELQRPRRRRGPLVAYLYRIDRAKPVRPMTPARMAALEAAMRARRTCPECRTDAGYCIPRSLGMCVPCSDLESAA, via the coding sequence ATGGCCACGCTGCCTGTCTACCGGTGGCGACTGGCCCCGGACGGTTACGCCACCCGCCGCCAGCTCCGTGCCCTCGGGCTGCGGCCCGGCGGGCAGGACGTGGCCGCCGAACTCCAGCGGCCCCGCCGCCGTCGGGGCCCGCTGGTCGCCTACCTCTACCGGATCGACCGGGCCAAGCCCGTACGGCCGATGACGCCTGCCCGCATGGCCGCTCTGGAAGCGGCGATGCGGGCCCGTCGGACCTGCCCCGAGTGCCGGACCGACGCGGGGTACTGCATCCCGCGTTCGCTCGGCATGTGCGTGCCCTGCTCTGACCTTGAGTCCGCCGCCTGA
- a CDS encoding RNA polymerase sigma-70 factor produces MALTVNDVDRFEASRSRLQAIAYRLLGSASDAEDAVQDTFLRWQATDADRIEVAEAWLTKVLTNLCLNQLTSARARRETYVGQWLPEPLLAGDPMLGPADTAEQRESVSYAVLALMERLTPNERAVYVLREAFDYPHRKIAEILDISEAACQQIFHRAKKHVAEGRSRTEIDEAAARRIVDEFLAAATSGRTEPLVRLLTDDAIAIGDGGGKIPARAKAFEGAIAVAKFMRGMFKPGEAKRALVGGSPGVYVSTANNTPALVVVLDGRVIGVMCLEITAEGIAAFRSQVNPDKLERATRRWAATEHGEPLITAF; encoded by the coding sequence ATGGCTCTGACCGTGAACGATGTGGACCGGTTCGAGGCCTCCAGGTCCCGCCTGCAGGCCATCGCCTACCGTCTCCTGGGGTCCGCGAGCGATGCCGAGGACGCCGTACAGGACACGTTCCTGCGCTGGCAGGCCACCGATGCCGACCGCATCGAGGTCGCCGAGGCCTGGCTGACGAAGGTCCTCACCAACCTGTGCCTCAACCAGCTCACCTCGGCCCGCGCACGGCGGGAGACCTATGTGGGCCAATGGCTGCCCGAACCGCTGCTCGCAGGTGACCCGATGCTCGGCCCCGCCGACACCGCCGAACAGCGCGAATCCGTCTCGTACGCGGTGCTGGCCCTCATGGAGCGGCTGACGCCCAACGAGCGGGCGGTGTACGTGCTGCGGGAGGCCTTCGACTACCCGCACCGGAAGATTGCGGAGATCCTCGACATCTCCGAGGCCGCCTGCCAGCAGATCTTCCACCGGGCCAAGAAGCACGTCGCGGAGGGCAGGTCCCGCACCGAGATCGACGAGGCCGCCGCCCGGCGGATCGTCGACGAGTTCCTCGCGGCCGCCACGAGCGGCCGGACCGAACCGCTCGTACGCCTGCTCACCGACGACGCCATCGCGATCGGCGACGGCGGCGGAAAGATCCCGGCCCGCGCCAAGGCGTTCGAGGGCGCCATCGCGGTCGCGAAGTTCATGCGGGGCATGTTCAAGCCCGGCGAGGCCAAGCGCGCCCTCGTGGGCGGCTCCCCCGGGGTCTACGTCTCGACCGCCAACAACACCCCCGCTCTCGTGGTGGTCCTCGACGGCCGGGTCATCGGCGTCATGTGCCTGGAGATCACCGCCGAAGGCATCGCCGCGTTCCGCAGCCAGGTCAACCCGGACAAACTCGAACGCGCGACCAGGCGCTGGGCTGCCACCGAACACGGGGAGCCCCTGATCACCGCCTTCTGA
- a CDS encoding RNase adapter RapZ has protein sequence MNVEIVSFGYLHSAPPAAHLTIDLRHHFRDPHVSPALRNMTADDEPVRTAVLNTPGITDLVDATAVAVAAFASGPSAGTVTVADGCAGGRHRAPTFAAVLAERLRADGYRVSVTHRDLHRPVVQR, from the coding sequence ATGAACGTTGAGATCGTTTCGTTCGGCTACCTGCACAGCGCACCGCCCGCCGCGCACCTGACGATCGACCTGCGCCACCACTTCCGTGACCCGCACGTCAGCCCCGCTCTGCGGAACATGACCGCCGATGACGAGCCGGTCCGCACCGCCGTACTGAACACGCCCGGCATCACCGACCTGGTCGACGCCACGGCCGTGGCGGTCGCCGCGTTCGCGTCCGGCCCCAGCGCCGGGACGGTAACCGTGGCCGACGGATGCGCCGGCGGCCGACACCGCGCCCCCACCTTCGCCGCAGTGCTCGCCGAGCGGCTGCGCGCCGACGGATACCGCGTCTCGGTCACCCACCGGGACCTGCACCGCCCCGTAGTCCAGCGCTGA